The DNA window ATTTAGAACATGCGTTGCTCCACCAGCAAGCGCAGCCAGCGAAAACCCGCCCGTATAGGAAAAAGTGTTGAGCCAGTTTTTACCAGTGGCCATGCTACCAAGTCGGGCTCGGTTTTCTGATTGATCCAAATAATAACCCGTTTTATGGCCCTGATAAATATCTACTCCTGTCCGAAAATTCCCTTCGCGAATCCAAAGTTGCATGGGCGGTTCCTCGCCATGTAATAAGCCGGATTGAGGCACGAGGCCCTCCTTTTTCCGCACATCCACATCCGAACGTTCGTAAATACCGCGAACTGGAAACAATGTACGAATGCCTTGTACTATCTCCGACCGCCAGAACTCGCTCCCTGTTGCCAAAAATTGCAGTACCACCCAGTCCCCATATCGGTCGGCGATCAGGCCAGGCAAGCCGTCACTTTCGGCTGCCACCCAACGAAAGGCATCCGGAAAGGAACCGTCCGCATTTAGACGTAAAGAAAGCGCTTGCTTTAGCCGACGTAGAAAAAAACCAGCATCCACCCCCTCGCCGGGGTGAAACGTCCACATCCGAACCCGGATCTGTGAAACGGGAGACCACGCCCCCAAGCCCAAAAAGTCGCCTTTGTGGGATAATACCTGAACGGTTTCGCCGGACAAAGGTGCTCCACCCACACGGGCAATAGCACCTGCAAACACCCACGGATGTTTACGAAGCAAAGATTTTTCTTTTTCAGGCTTCAGATAGATGACTTTATTCATGATTTTTCTTATACTTAGGGAAATCGCCGTACAACTTTTGTAAACCAATTGCTCAAAATAAAGGAATTTCGTGCTAAAATGAAAAGGGGAAATTAGGGCTACAAAACTTGATTGGTGGTATTTATACAAGACTTTCTGATGGAGTTTTGTCACATTCACAATCCCAAACCAATGCTTTTATGAAAAAAACAGTATGGATGAGTTGGATTTTGCTGGTCATCGCCGCTTGCAATCCGCAACCAAACAAACCAGAACCAACGCCAGAAGCAAAAGCGGAAACGTCCGTTACTACAAATGGGAAACGGTGCTTCTTGATGGTCGCTGGTAAAGATACCACCTCTGCCGAATTGACGATTGACAACGGAAAAGTTACTGGCAGTTATACCTGGAGCCCCTTTGAACAACACGGGGCCTATGGAGACATCACCGGAGAATTGAAAGATGGCTGGATCCGTGGCGAATATGCATATGAAATCGAAGGCAGCAATCAGGTGGAAGAAGTGAAATTCAAACTTGAGGGCAGTACGCTTAGCAAGGTGGAGGCCGAGTTGATGGAGAAAGGCGATAAATTGGTACTGAAAAATCCAGATGAAACCAAAATTACCAACGAGGTGCTGAAGGAAATGCCTTGTAAATAACGCACAACCCATTTGTAAATGGCCTTCTTGTTTTCCAAAAGGAGGCCATAAAGGTTTTTATACCTTGCAATCCATTGTACGTAGGCCATAAAATTGATTGGCTCATAAGAATCATTGGGACTACGGTTTTTTTTGACAAGTATGGTATCGTTTTTAAGCCTTACCAGTTATACTTACATTTATCGTTTAAGAGTATTTATTTTCTTTTATAAATGCAATATTCTGCTTTTGTTTTATGATCCATTATCACTGAATGATGGTTCTTTTTCCGAATGAAATTAATGATCACCAAATCACCCATTGCTGCAAGGATGAAAAGTGTTCCAAAAGTCAGTAAAATCCTGTCTTAGGTTTTGTGGTTTCACTTCAATCAAAGAAAAATAATTTCCAGTGCTTGTG is part of the Bacteroidetes Order II. bacterium genome and encodes:
- a CDS encoding class I SAM-dependent methyltransferase, with protein sequence MNKVIYLKPEKEKSLLRKHPWVFAGAIARVGGAPLSGETVQVLSHKGDFLGLGAWSPVSQIRVRMWTFHPGEGVDAGFFLRRLKQALSLRLNADGSFPDAFRWVAAESDGLPGLIADRYGDWVVLQFLATGSEFWRSEIVQGIRTLFPVRGIYERSDVDVRKKEGLVPQSGLLHGEEPPMQLWIREGNFRTGVDIYQGHKTGYYLDQSENRARLGSMATGKNWLNTFSYTGGFSLAALAGGATHVLNVDSSAHALALSEDNHHQNGFDPNHYDHLEADVFKCLRKFHAEKRLFDGIVLDPPKFVESKFHLEKAARAYKDINRLAFHLLRPGGVLFTFSCSGLMDAGLFQKIVADAALDAQRDVQFIHRMGQAADHPVRSTFPEGFYLKGLICRTCNEN